Genomic segment of Prosthecobacter sp.:
ATGCTCGCCGCCCGTCGAAGGCGGATACATGCCGGCGATGAGCGTTGTGCGTGCCGCGGCGCAGACGGGGGCGTTTGACCACACGCGCTTGAAGAGCATGCCCTTGGCGGCAAGCGCATCGACATTCGGCGTGGTGGCAAACGTGTCGCCGTAGCAGCCCATGTGCGGGCCGTGGTCCTCGCTTGTGAGCCAGAGAATGTTGGGGCGGTCAGCGGCGAAAGCTGAAAGCTGAAAACTGAAAGCTGAAAGGAGGATGCTGAGGAGCTTCATGGGGCGCTGAGAACGGCGGCATGTTTGTCGATCCTTCATTTCAATGCGTTTGCATGGACAAAGCCGCCTCCCCTGATGTGTTCTCGTGCCGCTGGGGATAGACAGCATCGTCAGACGACGATTTTCATGCCAGACTGCCACTATGAACCTCCGCCAAGAACTTCAGGCCGAATACGCCCGCTACCGCAGCCGCCGCTGGTTTTTCAAAGAGTGCGGTGTGGGGCTGGCGAGCATCGCGGCGATGGATCTGGCCGTGAAGGCGGCTCCGGCGGTGGTGAATCCGCTCGCGATCAAGAAACCGCATTACCCGGCGAAGGCGAAGCGCGTGATCTACCTGTTCATGGGCGGAGCGCCGAGTCATCTGGAGTTGTTCGACAACAAGCCCGAACTCGCGGAGTGGGACGGCAAACTGCCGCCGCCGGATTTGCTCAAGGGCTATCGTGCCGCGTTCATCAATCCGAACAGCAAGCTGCTCGGGCCGAAGTTCAAATTCGCGCGGCATGGTCAAAGCGGCGCGGAATTGAGCGAGCTACTGCCGCACACGGCGAAGATTGCCGACGATCTGACGATTGTGCGCTCGATGAAGACGGACGCCTTCAATCATGCGCCGGGGCAGATCTTGATGAGCACTGGCTCGCAGATCTTTGGTCGGCCGAGCTTTGGCGCATGGACGCTTTACGGACTGGGCACGGAGAATCAGGACATCCCCGGCTATGTCGTCATGCAAAGCGGCCAGAAGGGCCCCAGCGGCGGCATGAGCAACTTCGGCTGCGGCTTTTTGCCAACGGTTTATCAAGGCGTGCCCTTCCGCAGCAGCGGCGAACCGGTGTTGTTCCTGAACAATCCGCAGGGTGTCGATGATGCCACTCAGCGCGACACGCTGGATGTTTTGAAGCAGCTCAATGAGGAGCGGCTCAACATCGTGGGCGATCCCGAGATCGCCAGCCGCATCAACAGCTTCGAGCTGGCCTATCGCATGCAGCAGACCGCGCCGGAGCTGATGGACATCTCGAAAGAGCCGAAACACATCCTCGACATGTATGGCGCGAAGCCTGGCGAGGCATCGTTCGCGAACAACTGTCTGCTCGCGCGTCGGCTCATTGAGAGCGGTGTGCGCTTTGTGCAGCTTTTTCATGAGGCGTGGGATCATCACGGCGGTCTGGTGAAGGGCCTGAAGGATCAATGTGGCCTCACCGACCAGCCCTGTGCCGCGCTCGTGCGCGATTTGAAGCAGCGTGGTCTCTTGGAGGACACGCTCGTCATCTGGGGCGGCGAATTTGGCCGCACGCCGATGGTGCAGGGGGGCAGCGATGGGCGCGACCATCATCCGAATTGCTTCAGCATGTGGTTTGCCGGCGGCGGCATGAAACCGGGCTTCACGCTCGGTCAGAGCGATGAATTTGGTTTCAACGTCGCGGAAGATCCCGTTCACGTTCACGATCTGCACGCCACCCTGCTGCATCTGCTCGGTTTCGAGCACACGAAACTCGCCGTGAAGTTCCAAGGACTCGACATGCGCCTCACGAACGTGCATGGCGAGCTGGTGCCGAAGTTGCTGGCGTGATCAGATGCCGTAACCTGCGCGATAGGCTTTGTGGATGATCGCGTCCGCTTCGGGCGTGTTGGGCGATTTGAGCGCGTTCGTGTCCCATTCGACGCGTTTGCCGAAGCGCACGGCGAGGAGACCGACGAGCAACGATTCGGTGAAGGGGGCAGAATACCAGAAACCACTCTTCGCATCCTCGGGTTTGCCGGTTTTGCAGGCTTCGAGGAATTCTTTGCGATGGCCGCTCAGGCAGCGCGGGATCGTTTTGGCGGGGATGACGAACTGCTGCATTTTCGACTCGGGCACAATGCGTGGAGTGCCGGACCAGCCACCGGCGAGGATGCAGCCTTTGTCGCCGACGAAATAGATGCCGTTGTCGCCGAGGTTACGGGTTTCTTCGAGGCCTTCGGGACGTGGTGGTAGCTTGCCGCCGTCATACCAGACCATTTTCACGGCGGGGCGGTCGCCTTTGGCGGGGAAGTGGTAGGTGATGATGCTCCAAACTGGGAAGGACTGGTTGTTGTTCGGGCCGTTTTCGGCCTCGACCCAGTCGGGCGCGTCGAGATCGAGCGCGTAGAAGGCGGGATCGGCGTTATGCACGGCCATGTCGCCGAGCGCACCGCAGCCGAAGTCCCACCAGCCGCGCCATTTGCGCGGGCAGAAGTCGGGGTGATAGGCGCGCTCCTTCGCCGGGCCGAGCCAGAGGTTCCAATCGAGGTTCTTCGGCAGCGGTGGCGTGTCGGTGGGATAGGCCTTGCCTTGGGAATCCCAGAATTTGCCAGGGCGGTCGGACCACACATGCACTTCGGTGACTTTGCCGATGGCACCGGCCTGAATCCACTCGCGAGTGAGGCGGATGCCTTCGCTGGCGTGGCCCTGATTGCCCATCTGTGTGACGCGGTTGGTTTCCTTCGCGACATCGCGCATCGCACGTGCTTCGGCGATGGTATGGGCAAGCGGCTTCTCGACATAAACGTGACGGCCCGCCCGCATCGCCATGATGCTCGCGGGCGCATGCACGTGATCCGGCGTGGCGACGAGCACGGCGTCGATGTCCTTCTGCTTCTCAATGAGTTCGCGGTAATCGCGGTAGAGCTTCGCTCCGGGGTATTTTTTGATCGTGCCGGCGGC
This window contains:
- a CDS encoding Gfo/Idh/MocA family oxidoreductase, producing MPQPSTLPRRQFVKTAAATVFGFQIVPRHVIGGPGFTPPSEKVNLGCIGIGGQGGGDIRDLDESGLANIVALCDVDLDHAAGTIKKYPGAKLYRDYRELIEKQKDIDAVLVATPDHVHAPASIMAMRAGRHVYVEKPLAHTIAEARAMRDVAKETNRVTQMGNQGHASEGIRLTREWIQAGAIGKVTEVHVWSDRPGKFWDSQGKAYPTDTPPLPKNLDWNLWLGPAKERAYHPDFCPRKWRGWWDFGCGALGDMAVHNADPAFYALDLDAPDWVEAENGPNNNQSFPVWSIITYHFPAKGDRPAVKMVWYDGGKLPPRPEGLEETRNLGDNGIYFVGDKGCILAGGWSGTPRIVPESKMQQFVIPAKTIPRCLSGHRKEFLEACKTGKPEDAKSGFWYSAPFTESLLVGLLAVRFGKRVEWDTNALKSPNTPEADAIIHKAYRAGYGI
- a CDS encoding DUF1501 domain-containing protein encodes the protein MNLRQELQAEYARYRSRRWFFKECGVGLASIAAMDLAVKAAPAVVNPLAIKKPHYPAKAKRVIYLFMGGAPSHLELFDNKPELAEWDGKLPPPDLLKGYRAAFINPNSKLLGPKFKFARHGQSGAELSELLPHTAKIADDLTIVRSMKTDAFNHAPGQILMSTGSQIFGRPSFGAWTLYGLGTENQDIPGYVVMQSGQKGPSGGMSNFGCGFLPTVYQGVPFRSSGEPVLFLNNPQGVDDATQRDTLDVLKQLNEERLNIVGDPEIASRINSFELAYRMQQTAPELMDISKEPKHILDMYGAKPGEASFANNCLLARRLIESGVRFVQLFHEAWDHHGGLVKGLKDQCGLTDQPCAALVRDLKQRGLLEDTLVIWGGEFGRTPMVQGGSDGRDHHPNCFSMWFAGGGMKPGFTLGQSDEFGFNVAEDPVHVHDLHATLLHLLGFEHTKLAVKFQGLDMRLTNVHGELVPKLLA